The Actinomycetota bacterium genome contains a region encoding:
- a CDS encoding lipase family protein yields the protein MKRVLLILGAIGLIAAMLGVAFVGSQWRATQERQDWLAPFYQPPTLIPAVPGTLIRSEPLGVSVPGAASYRVLYSTQRPDGSPAVSSGMVFVPTSPAPSQGRPIVAWAHGTLGQGAQCAPSRSMTPLGDTTNWLNQMMKLGWIVTATDYAGLGTPGPNLYLVAEAEVRDVVNSVRAARNLVDAQAGNRYVVWGHSQGGHSALWSGHLAPELAPELQLLGVAAAAPAAELNQIMGAPWHTAVGWGIGPEVVQSWPVVNASLPLEGVVSQQGIDNAAELAQECVASKTLMVQLLARLALGQTFFVEDPSLNSSWKAMGLAQTPAPLPASMPVFVGQSTADQVVLAWPNALLQERWCTAGSSISTLWIGEVSHQLTAETIGPEVVRWIADRFVNRTAVRTCQMAPPISADPNKQ from the coding sequence ATGAAACGCGTGCTGTTGATTCTTGGAGCAATCGGCCTGATTGCGGCCATGCTCGGCGTTGCCTTTGTCGGCTCACAGTGGCGTGCAACTCAGGAGCGGCAAGACTGGCTCGCACCCTTCTACCAACCGCCGACATTGATCCCGGCAGTTCCCGGCACCCTTATTCGCAGTGAGCCACTGGGGGTGTCAGTGCCAGGGGCAGCGAGTTACCGCGTGTTGTACTCAACTCAGCGACCAGATGGCTCACCAGCGGTGTCCAGCGGAATGGTGTTCGTCCCCACTTCCCCCGCTCCTTCCCAAGGCCGGCCAATCGTGGCTTGGGCTCACGGAACTCTTGGGCAGGGAGCACAATGCGCCCCTTCGCGATCCATGACACCGCTCGGTGACACGACGAACTGGCTGAATCAGATGATGAAACTCGGCTGGATCGTGACGGCCACGGATTACGCCGGACTTGGCACGCCTGGCCCCAATCTGTATCTCGTTGCTGAAGCGGAGGTCCGCGATGTCGTCAATTCTGTTCGTGCCGCACGCAATCTGGTCGACGCACAAGCGGGCAACCGCTACGTCGTTTGGGGGCACTCGCAAGGCGGCCATAGCGCGTTGTGGTCTGGCCATCTCGCCCCAGAGCTAGCACCGGAACTTCAACTGCTGGGTGTCGCAGCGGCCGCGCCAGCTGCGGAACTCAACCAGATCATGGGTGCCCCATGGCATACCGCCGTCGGCTGGGGCATCGGTCCGGAGGTCGTGCAGTCGTGGCCAGTGGTCAATGCCTCCCTGCCGTTGGAAGGTGTCGTCTCACAACAAGGCATTGACAACGCAGCTGAGCTTGCCCAGGAATGCGTAGCGAGCAAGACGCTCATGGTTCAACTGCTCGCCAGACTGGCGTTGGGGCAGACCTTCTTCGTTGAAGATCCAAGCCTGAATTCGAGTTGGAAGGCCATGGGTCTGGCGCAGACACCTGCTCCATTGCCAGCGTCCATGCCCGTATTTGTGGGCCAGAGCACAGCCGATCAAGTGGTGCTCGCCTGGCCTAATGCGCTCCTGCAGGAACGGTGGTGCACGGCCGGATCCAGCATCAGCACCCTGTGGATCGGTGAAGTCTCACATCAACTCACCGCCGAAACCATCGGCCCAGAGGTTGTGCGTTGGATTGCGGATCGATTTGTCAACCGAACAGCAGTGCGCACTTGTCAGATGGCACCGCCGATAAGCGCAGACCCAAACAAGCAGTGA
- a CDS encoding DUF3040 domain-containing protein: MPLSEHEQRLLEQMERALYEDDPKFATSLRSSSMARASRGRAAFGVLVVFAGIALLVTSMALQATPLGIIGFAVMLVGAVLVYTAFQSPRVSAETAEAAQGAPKAPSSKTSFMDRVEGRWRKRQGDE, translated from the coding sequence ATGCCGCTATCAGAGCATGAGCAGCGACTACTCGAGCAGATGGAGCGAGCGCTCTACGAAGACGACCCCAAATTCGCTACCAGCCTGCGTTCAAGCTCGATGGCTCGTGCCTCACGAGGCCGTGCAGCCTTTGGCGTACTGGTTGTTTTCGCTGGAATCGCTTTGCTTGTGACCAGCATGGCCCTGCAGGCAACTCCGCTTGGCATCATTGGTTTTGCTGTGATGCTGGTAGGCGCTGTGCTCGTGTACACCGCATTTCAGAGCCCCCGCGTGAGCGCCGAGACTGCAGAGGCAGCTCAAGGGGCCCCCAAGGCTCCTTCCTCCAAGACCTCCTTCATGGACCGGGTTGAGGGTCGCTGGCGCAAGCGTCAGGGCGACGAGTAG
- a CDS encoding cytochrome b/b6 domain-containing protein codes for MFNARRAEGEVTISRFSSAERWAHRSIAILTIPLLITAALLYIPDFASLVGNRQIVRVIHEVAGFALPIPILLAIFSRAFRDDTSRLNRFKPSDWQWLRSRSRRLGAIPVGKFNAGQKLNAAFTLGWIIVMFATGFMMFFSSHFSDLFRTGATFVHDWLALAVFVVVMGHIYMAFNDTTARLGMRTGSVPLTWAIREHREWALEASDPVAAPPTAPTE; via the coding sequence ATGTTTAATGCCAGGCGAGCCGAAGGCGAAGTGACGATCAGTCGCTTCAGCTCAGCTGAGCGTTGGGCGCATCGCTCGATCGCCATTCTCACGATCCCCTTGCTGATCACGGCCGCACTGCTATACATCCCAGATTTCGCGAGCCTTGTCGGCAACCGCCAGATCGTGCGCGTGATTCACGAGGTTGCTGGATTCGCCTTGCCGATTCCAATTCTCCTGGCAATCTTCTCGCGCGCCTTTCGCGATGACACCTCGCGCTTGAACCGTTTCAAGCCGTCCGATTGGCAATGGCTGCGCAGTAGATCGCGAAGGCTTGGTGCCATCCCGGTAGGCAAATTCAATGCCGGCCAGAAACTCAATGCGGCATTCACCCTTGGCTGGATCATCGTGATGTTCGCGACAGGTTTCATGATGTTCTTCAGCAGTCACTTCAGCGACCTGTTTCGCACAGGTGCCACCTTCGTGCACGACTGGCTCGCTTTGGCAGTGTTCGTTGTGGTGATGGGGCACATCTACATGGCATTCAACGACACAACTGCCCGGCTCGGCATGCGCACCGGCTCGGTGCCCCTGACCTGGGCCATTCGAGAGCATCGGGAGTGGGCATTGGAGGCGTCCGACCCAGTCGCCGCTCCTCCCACGGCCCCAACTGAGTGA